The genomic stretch ACTTTAGTGGTAAACAAAGCCAGAGGTGTTTTAAATGTAGCCGCTATCAAAGCTCCTAGTTTTGGCGATCGCAGAAAAGCCGCTTTAGAAGATATTGCTATTCTAACAGGAGGACGTGTAATCTCTGAAGATATAGGTTTAAGCCTTGATACCGTTAGCCTCGATATGTTAGGAAAAGCTCGTAAAATCACTATCGAGAAAGATAACACTACGATCGTAGCAGATGGTGGCAATACTGCTGATGTACAAAAAAGAGTTGCTCAAATTCGCAAACAATTAGCAGAAACTGATTCTGATTATGATGCAGAAAAGTTACAAGAACGTATTGCTAAATTAGCTGGTGGTGTCGCTGTTATCAAAGTGGGTGCGGCGACTGAAACCGAATTAAAAGAACGTAAATTACGCATTGAAGATGCTTTAAATGCTACTAAAGCGGCTGTTGATGAAGGAATTGTACCCGGTGGTGGTGCAACCTTAATCCATTTGTGTTCTAAATTAGCTACTTTTAAAGATACCCTCACCATTGAAGAAGAAAGAATTGGTGCAGAAATCGTGATGAAAGCGATCGAATCACCTTTACGTCAAATTGCCAATAATTCAGGGGTTGAAGGTTCAGTAGTGGTAGAAAAAGTCAGAGAATCTAACATTAATATCGGCTATAACGCCTTAACCAATGAATATCAAGACTTAATCGCTGCGGGAATTATTGATCCTGCTAAAGTTGTACGCATTTCTTTACAAAATGCAGCCTCGATCGCTGGTTTAGTAATAACCACTGAAGCCTTAGTAGTAGAAAAACCACAACCAGAAGCTCCAGCCCCTGATATGGGCGGCATGGGCGGAATGGGTGGCATGGGTGGCATGGGAATGCCTGGCATGGGAATGATGTAATCAGAATTTGGAATCTGTTACCGTAGCCTAAAAACAAGTCACAAACTTATAGTTGTTTCAATTAACTTGGAGACACTTTTAAAAACCTAAGTCTTTGATAAACAATAGTTACAGGTTTTGATTTTGTTTCATATTGATTTGAAATGACTATAAAAATAGTTTTTCAAGACTTAATCAAAGAATCTAAATGTAGGGTGGGGAAAGCCCACCTTTTCGTTAGAATAGTGATCATAAAATTCATGTATTGTAGGTTGGGTTAAATCTGTGAAACTTAAACAGCCAAAACTCCTAAAAATACTATTCTTAATATTAATTAGAGGTTGCTTACTTATCTATAATGTATCTCTCGCAAAGATGCAAAAGTTATAAGAA from Geminocystis sp. NIES-3709 encodes the following:
- the groL gene encoding chaperonin GroEL (60 kDa chaperone family; promotes refolding of misfolded polypeptides especially under stressful conditions; forms two stacked rings of heptamers to form a barrel-shaped 14mer; ends can be capped by GroES; misfolded proteins enter the barrel where they are refolded when GroES binds) — protein: MAKIVSFKEESRRYLEQGVNALANAVKVTLGPKGRNVLLEKKFGAPEIVKDGVSVAKEIELENPLQNAGARLVREVASKTKDIAGDGTTTATVIAQAMIHEGLKNVTAGANPVALRRGIDKAVAFLIKEIGVIAQPVQGSAISQVATVSAGNDEEIGEMIALAMDKVTKDGVITVEESKSLATELEVVEGMQIDRGYVSPYFITDQEKQIVEFENPFILVTDKKISAIADLVPVLENVARSARPLLIIAEDVDGEALATLVVNKARGVLNVAAIKAPSFGDRRKAALEDIAILTGGRVISEDIGLSLDTVSLDMLGKARKITIEKDNTTIVADGGNTADVQKRVAQIRKQLAETDSDYDAEKLQERIAKLAGGVAVIKVGAATETELKERKLRIEDALNATKAAVDEGIVPGGGATLIHLCSKLATFKDTLTIEEERIGAEIVMKAIESPLRQIANNSGVEGSVVVEKVRESNINIGYNALTNEYQDLIAAGIIDPAKVVRISLQNAASIAGLVITTEALVVEKPQPEAPAPDMGGMGGMGGMGGMGMPGMGMM